A stretch of the Planctomycetota bacterium genome encodes the following:
- a CDS encoding GC-type dockerin domain-anchored protein has translation MARTSMITRTAAGLLAAAAGANALAQAPIYVSASLGDDANPGTRGEPVATLATARTLAGSGVIYLDAGEYSDLRLSSGTALLGGFDAGDGWSRDPSLNTTIVRTTEPTVAAIGVMADGIRFTMQPSTSTSRYGLVLRGVEDFFASNCEFVAEAAGAGRNGARGSNGARGGNGQIGMPGVESSDGGGLPGCTSSPRPLGGFGGTGAGFPGGDGGRPGRGSDFGDTGRAGSGPGGGAAGQGSFPGLGNWCPFPFAGRDSVGSDGLPAANGTTGPAGGEGRIESGAYVPASGELGGSGQPGAGGGGGGGGGGGTASCDSYGGGGGGGGSGGGGGSGGNGGQGGGASIGLLVESSSDIIISGALVSTGGGGQGGDGGQGGTGGQGGLGGRAIPTCTAGNFYGGTSQQDDGSNGGAGGNGGRGGTGGRGGGGAGGPSIGLWIIGEAVDATNVTFDVGDAGLGGLPSAPAGARLDQRGSTSAAGAIPVDCNANGVHDLVDIANGDSRDANLDNIPDECQCRVDLDGDGELTIFDFLQFQNFFDSGDPAADFDGDGVLTIFDFLAFQNAFDTGC, from the coding sequence ATGGCACGCACTTCGATGATCACGCGGACCGCCGCCGGCCTGCTCGCCGCGGCGGCGGGCGCCAACGCTCTCGCCCAGGCCCCGATCTACGTCTCCGCCTCGCTGGGCGACGACGCGAACCCGGGCACGCGGGGTGAGCCGGTGGCCACCCTGGCCACGGCGCGCACCCTGGCCGGTTCCGGGGTGATCTACCTCGACGCGGGCGAGTACTCGGATCTTCGCCTGTCCAGCGGCACCGCACTGCTGGGCGGCTTCGATGCCGGGGATGGCTGGAGCCGGGACCCGTCGCTCAACACGACGATCGTGCGGACGACCGAGCCCACGGTCGCCGCGATCGGCGTTATGGCCGATGGCATCCGATTCACGATGCAGCCGTCGACCAGCACCAGCCGCTACGGGCTGGTGCTCCGCGGCGTCGAGGACTTCTTCGCGAGCAACTGCGAGTTCGTTGCCGAGGCCGCCGGGGCGGGCCGCAACGGCGCCCGAGGCAGCAACGGCGCTCGGGGTGGCAACGGCCAGATCGGCATGCCGGGCGTCGAGAGCAGCGACGGCGGTGGCTTGCCCGGATGCACGAGCTCGCCGCGACCCCTCGGCGGGTTCGGCGGCACCGGCGCCGGCTTCCCCGGTGGCGATGGCGGGCGGCCCGGGCGTGGCAGCGACTTTGGAGATACCGGCCGAGCGGGGAGCGGCCCCGGCGGCGGCGCGGCCGGCCAGGGCTCGTTCCCGGGCCTGGGCAACTGGTGCCCCTTCCCGTTCGCGGGTCGGGACTCGGTCGGCTCCGATGGCTTGCCCGCAGCGAACGGAACTACCGGACCGGCGGGCGGTGAGGGCCGGATCGAGAGCGGCGCGTACGTCCCGGCATCCGGCGAGCTCGGTGGCAGCGGCCAGCCCGGGGCCGGCGGCGGCGGTGGCGGTGGCGGCGGCGGTGGAACCGCGAGCTGCGACAGCTATGGCGGCGGCGGCGGCGGCGGTGGTTCCGGTGGCGGGGGCGGGAGCGGTGGCAATGGCGGCCAGGGTGGCGGCGCATCCATCGGCCTGCTCGTCGAGTCGTCGTCCGACATCATCATCAGCGGCGCGTTGGTCTCCACCGGCGGCGGCGGACAGGGCGGCGACGGCGGCCAAGGCGGCACCGGCGGCCAGGGCGGCCTCGGTGGCCGGGCCATCCCGACCTGCACCGCCGGCAACTTCTACGGTGGAACCTCCCAGCAGGACGATGGCTCCAACGGCGGTGCCGGCGGCAACGGCGGCCGAGGCGGTACCGGCGGACGTGGTGGCGGCGGCGCAGGCGGGCCGAGCATCGGCCTGTGGATCATCGGTGAGGCCGTCGACGCCACGAACGTGACGTTCGACGTCGGAGATGCCGGCCTCGGCGGTCTGCCGAGCGCTCCAGCGGGCGCCCGGCTCGACCAGCGCGGCTCGACGAGCGCCGCCGGCGCCATCCCAGTCGACTGCAACGCAAACGGCGTGCACGACCTCGTCGACATCGCCAACGGCGACAGCCGCGACGCCAACCTCGACAACATCCCCGACGAGTGCCAGTGCCGCGTCGATCTGGACGGCGACGGCGAGCTCACGATCTTCGACTTCCTGCAGTTCCAGAATTTCTTCGACAGCGGTGATCCGGCTGCCGATTTCGACGGCGACGGCGTGCTAACCATCTTCGATTTCCTGGCGTTCCAGAACGCCTTCGACACCGGCTGCTGA
- a CDS encoding anti-sigma factor, protein MTERPGNMHEAGGPAAPGNGRGDARDEPAAALLHLALAEPAELPPHLADRLEATGRAALDSAPPAADLRIDLERSADAARRRGPAWIGWTIAAVVAVAMSAALAVLAAQLGHRDDRIGELEQRLADARDQIAENESFVASLRREVGAAGRENVRLAEALVQATSDLDAARLRIARYEQPQDPAVLAQDRRKLLDVPGTIRLAWSPFDLPDAPAEQQGIGGDVVWNDELEQGYLRFVGLEPNDPVSEVYQVWVIDERGLEQKVSGGVFNATAEGEIIVPVDPALDLGRVALFAVTVEPPGGVAVPDLRRRVVVAPREAG, encoded by the coding sequence ATGACCGAGCGACCCGGCAACATGCACGAGGCCGGCGGTCCTGCCGCGCCCGGCAATGGCCGGGGCGACGCCCGCGACGAGCCGGCCGCGGCGTTGCTGCACCTCGCGCTCGCCGAGCCCGCCGAGCTGCCGCCGCACTTGGCCGATCGCCTCGAAGCCACGGGCCGCGCAGCCCTCGACTCGGCGCCGCCCGCCGCGGACCTGCGCATCGATCTGGAGCGAAGCGCCGACGCGGCACGACGTCGCGGACCGGCGTGGATCGGCTGGACGATCGCCGCGGTCGTCGCCGTCGCCATGTCCGCGGCCCTGGCCGTGCTCGCGGCCCAGCTCGGCCACCGCGATGACCGCATCGGCGAGCTCGAGCAGCGATTGGCCGACGCCCGAGACCAGATCGCGGAGAACGAATCCTTCGTGGCTTCGCTGCGGCGTGAGGTCGGCGCCGCGGGCCGCGAGAACGTCCGCTTGGCCGAGGCGTTGGTGCAAGCAACCAGCGATCTGGACGCTGCCCGGCTCCGCATCGCTCGGTACGAGCAGCCGCAGGACCCGGCCGTGCTCGCCCAGGATCGCCGCAAGCTGCTGGACGTGCCGGGCACCATCCGCCTGGCGTGGTCGCCCTTCGATCTTCCCGACGCGCCGGCGGAACAGCAGGGCATCGGCGGTGATGTCGTCTGGAACGACGAGCTGGAGCAGGGCTATCTCCGCTTCGTCGGCCTCGAACCCAACGACCCCGTGAGCGAGGTCTACCAGGTCTGGGTGATCGACGAGCGGGGCCTGGAGCAGAAGGTCAGCGGCGGCGTGTTCAACGCCACCGCCGAGGGTGAGATCATCGTGCCCGTCGATCCCGCGCTCGATCTCGGCCGCGTGGCGCTCTTCGCCGTCACGGTCGAGCCGCCGGGTGGCGTCGCGGTGCCCGACCTCCGACGACGCGTCGTGGTCGCGCCGCGCGAGGCGGGCTAA
- a CDS encoding ECF-type sigma factor produces MDVSQPESTTLLQAAANGDAGAAERLAPMVYDNLRRLAADRLSGHRADWTCQPTAIVHEAYLRLADQDRVDWRGRTHFFALGAEMVRRVIADEAKRRGRQKRGGGWGRITLDGAQLEAGSAMLDPADLDDALAELAAVDERAARVVELRFFGGLTEPEAASVLGVSERTVRGDWRSAKAFLRRALTGGRTSGGGDAG; encoded by the coding sequence ATGGACGTATCCCAGCCCGAATCCACCACGCTGCTGCAGGCCGCGGCCAACGGCGACGCCGGGGCGGCCGAGCGGCTGGCGCCGATGGTCTACGACAACCTCCGCCGCCTCGCCGCGGACCGCCTGTCGGGTCACCGCGCCGACTGGACGTGCCAGCCCACCGCCATCGTGCACGAGGCCTACCTCCGCCTGGCCGACCAGGACCGGGTCGACTGGCGGGGCCGGACGCACTTCTTCGCCCTGGGCGCGGAGATGGTCCGCCGGGTGATCGCCGACGAGGCCAAGCGCCGCGGCCGCCAGAAGCGGGGCGGCGGCTGGGGGCGGATCACGCTGGACGGCGCCCAGCTCGAAGCTGGCTCGGCGATGCTCGACCCCGCCGACCTGGACGACGCGCTCGCCGAACTCGCCGCCGTCGACGAGCGGGCGGCCCGCGTCGTGGAGCTGCGGTTCTTCGGCGGGCTGACCGAACCCGAGGCCGCGAGCGTGCTGGGCGTCAGCGAGCGCACCGTGCGCGGCGACTGGCGCTCGGCGAAGGCCTTCCTTCGGCGGGCGCTGACCGGCGGCCGCACGAGTGGAGGCGGCGATGCCGGCTGA
- a CDS encoding GC-type dockerin domain-anchored protein, with translation MPRTLKGTSTRTATLVLSALAATNAIAQQGSVYVSATLGDDANPGTADEPVATLGRATSLYSADRPIYLDRGVYDAGSIFSQQQILGGFDASDGWSRDPDANRTEIRLSNPLVQGRFGILLDGVSMTSASTASKSTYGLSLFECTDVFISNCEFAAAQAQDGRDGGLAGDGTRGENGRLGGGGVEDDGDLFCSTGFRPNGGRGGMGPGFPGGTGGLPGRDDRTGVGGGSGQGPRGGAGGAGVLSGFGNWCPFDIPGFPSFLGSDGGNGTNGLPGFPGVEGTLSGGLYAGGNGTAGARGEHGSGGGGGGGGGGGTNSCNSWGGAGAGGGAGGEGGGAGPGGLGGGASIGLAIQDSTGVIVTSSTFTTEGGGNGGQRGLGGQGGEGGNGGVWFCTAGNEYGGSSEQDDGSNGGRGGNGGRGGNGGNGGAGAGGPSIGLWVAGSGAVDLTDATYDVGPAGQGGAGAPDGSQQQSRGPVFIGGGVPVDCNANGVHDLVDIANATSRDANLDNIPDECQCPADLDGDGALTIFDFLTFQNLFDAGDPLADFDRDGALTIFDFLAFQNAFDAGCA, from the coding sequence ATGCCACGCACCCTCAAGGGCACCTCCACACGCACCGCGACGCTCGTCCTCTCGGCCCTCGCCGCGACCAACGCGATCGCCCAGCAGGGGTCGGTCTACGTGTCGGCCACGCTGGGCGACGACGCGAACCCCGGCACCGCCGATGAGCCCGTCGCGACGCTCGGCCGCGCGACATCGCTGTATAGCGCCGACCGCCCGATATACCTGGACCGTGGCGTCTACGACGCGGGCTCGATCTTCAGCCAGCAACAGATCCTCGGCGGCTTCGATGCGTCCGACGGCTGGTCGCGCGATCCCGATGCGAATCGCACCGAGATCCGGCTGTCGAATCCGCTCGTGCAGGGTCGCTTCGGGATCCTGCTCGACGGCGTCAGCATGACCTCGGCCAGCACCGCCTCAAAAAGCACGTACGGCCTCTCGCTCTTCGAGTGCACCGACGTGTTCATCAGCAACTGCGAGTTCGCCGCCGCCCAGGCCCAAGATGGTCGGGACGGCGGGCTGGCGGGCGATGGCACGCGGGGCGAGAACGGTCGCCTCGGCGGGGGTGGCGTCGAGGACGACGGCGACCTGTTCTGCTCCACCGGATTCCGCCCGAACGGCGGCAGAGGCGGCATGGGCCCCGGCTTCCCCGGCGGCACCGGAGGCTTACCCGGCCGAGACGATCGAACCGGCGTGGGCGGTGGCTCGGGCCAAGGACCCCGCGGCGGTGCCGGCGGTGCAGGCGTGCTCTCGGGATTCGGGAATTGGTGCCCGTTCGACATCCCGGGGTTCCCGTCCTTCTTGGGCAGCGACGGCGGCAACGGCACGAACGGCCTGCCCGGCTTCCCCGGCGTCGAGGGCACGCTCAGCGGCGGGCTCTACGCGGGCGGCAACGGCACGGCGGGTGCGCGCGGTGAGCACGGCTCGGGCGGCGGCGGCGGTGGTGGTGGCGGTGGCGGCACCAATAGCTGCAACAGCTGGGGCGGCGCCGGTGCCGGCGGGGGCGCCGGTGGTGAAGGCGGCGGTGCCGGCCCGGGTGGATTGGGCGGAGGCGCGTCCATCGGCCTGGCGATCCAGGACTCGACCGGCGTCATCGTGACGAGTTCCACGTTTACGACTGAGGGTGGCGGCAATGGTGGCCAACGCGGCCTCGGCGGCCAAGGCGGAGAGGGCGGCAACGGCGGCGTGTGGTTCTGCACGGCCGGCAACGAGTACGGCGGTAGCAGCGAGCAGGACGACGGCTCCAACGGCGGACGTGGCGGCAACGGTGGTCGCGGTGGCAACGGCGGCAATGGTGGCGCTGGCGCGGGCGGACCGAGCATCGGCCTGTGGGTCGCCGGCAGCGGCGCGGTCGACCTCACCGACGCGACCTACGACGTTGGTCCCGCGGGCCAGGGCGGAGCCGGCGCGCCCGATGGCAGCCAGCAGCAAAGCCGCGGACCGGTCTTCATCGGCGGCGGGGTCCCCGTCGACTGCAACGCCAACGGCGTGCACGACCTCGTCGACATCGCCAATGCCACCAGCCGCGACGCCAACCTCGACAATATCCCCGACGAGTGCCAGTGCCCGGCCGACCTCGACGGCGACGGCGCGCTCACGATCTTCGATTTCCTCACCTTCCAGAACCTATTCGACGCCGGCGACCCCCTCGCCGACTTCGACCGCGACGGCGCTCTGACGATCTTCGATTTTCTGGCGTTCCAGAACGCGTTCGACGCGGGGTGCGCCTAG
- a CDS encoding serine/threonine-protein kinase, giving the protein MPAEDLYRRAKDVFLRICDAPADARDAILDEACGGDDELRAEVGSLLRHDDEDGAFGDALPAGTIVGGFEIVRVIGSGAMGVVYEARQRTPERAVALKIVRGGAVSPSVHQRFEQESIALARLQHPGIAAVFGAGVDQESGAPYVAMELVRGIALDAWAGDGATSLRDRCAMLTGIADAVQHAHQRGVIHRDLKPGNILVDGEGTPKILDFGIARLTGDDTEASTLRTLPGQVIGTLAYMSPEQAAGDPDAIDARTDVYALGALGYELLSGQLPIDVRDASLPGALRAIQDDQPRRLGLLDRRLRGDAETIIATAIDKDPERRYASAAAFADDLRRMLRDEPIAARPATTLYQLRKFAQRRKGPVIAAGVIAATLVLGTGVSVAFGVQAGRQRGLAEQRFEDVRAIANTMLFDLHDALETVPGAVDARRQLVATGLAYLDRLAQDAGEDPALLEELAEAYFRIGDIQGNPHRANLGDAEAALQSYATSIELRRRLATITPSDASTVALARTQLAAAETLASTTRAGELSAQLRIAIETIEGVATPEAEGLRVTAEQRLGTALINMGQPDDAIEHFRLALAASERLASGGDPMLVRRLTIGLNGLGLTLVRLGRPEEALPYLERSMAIRAETARLNPQSARAQRDLALVHHRLGDVRRDTDDADGAIEHYRAARDILATLAGADEADARAQFDASVAEEKLANALLDGELLDDARRGFADALRRRRQLAADNPGNELYEMAGAIAVERVAHCDRLLGEHAQARDGYRQAIATARSGLDNDPGDVRLWTVVGVAQKGMGASYLDATDADPAEARRWLEQSAATLAAMRQSEMVPTRNTLTEARLNELLVRCERP; this is encoded by the coding sequence ATGCCGGCTGAGGATCTCTATCGGCGGGCGAAGGACGTGTTCCTGCGCATCTGCGACGCGCCGGCCGATGCCCGCGACGCGATCCTCGACGAGGCCTGCGGCGGCGACGACGAGCTGCGGGCCGAGGTGGGGAGCCTGCTCCGCCACGACGACGAGGACGGCGCCTTCGGCGACGCCCTGCCCGCCGGCACGATCGTGGGCGGATTCGAGATCGTCCGCGTGATCGGCAGCGGCGCCATGGGCGTGGTCTACGAAGCGCGGCAGCGCACGCCCGAGCGCGCTGTGGCGCTCAAGATCGTCCGCGGTGGCGCAGTCTCGCCGTCCGTCCACCAGCGTTTCGAGCAGGAATCGATCGCGCTCGCGCGGCTGCAGCACCCCGGAATCGCGGCGGTGTTCGGCGCGGGCGTCGATCAAGAGAGCGGCGCACCCTACGTCGCCATGGAATTGGTTCGGGGCATTGCGCTGGATGCGTGGGCGGGGGATGGGGCCACCTCGCTGCGGGATCGCTGCGCCATGCTCACGGGCATCGCCGACGCCGTACAGCACGCCCACCAGCGCGGCGTCATCCACCGCGACCTGAAGCCCGGCAACATCCTGGTGGATGGGGAGGGCACGCCCAAGATCCTCGACTTCGGCATCGCGCGACTGACGGGCGACGACACCGAGGCCTCCACGCTTCGCACGCTGCCCGGCCAGGTCATCGGCACGCTCGCGTACATGAGCCCCGAGCAGGCGGCGGGCGACCCCGACGCCATCGACGCCCGCACCGACGTGTACGCCCTGGGGGCGCTGGGGTACGAGCTGCTGTCGGGGCAGCTTCCGATCGACGTCCGCGACGCGTCGCTGCCCGGGGCGCTGCGCGCCATCCAGGACGACCAGCCCCGCCGGCTCGGCCTGCTCGATCGGCGGCTGCGAGGCGACGCCGAGACCATCATCGCCACGGCCATCGACAAGGACCCCGAGCGGCGGTATGCATCCGCGGCCGCATTCGCCGACGATCTGCGGCGGATGCTCCGCGACGAGCCCATCGCCGCCAGGCCGGCGACGACGCTGTACCAACTCCGCAAGTTTGCACAACGGCGCAAGGGGCCGGTGATTGCCGCGGGGGTCATCGCGGCCACGCTCGTGCTTGGCACCGGCGTGAGCGTGGCCTTCGGCGTGCAGGCTGGCCGCCAGCGTGGCCTGGCGGAGCAGCGCTTCGAGGACGTCCGTGCGATCGCCAATACCATGCTGTTCGACCTGCACGATGCCCTCGAGACGGTGCCCGGCGCCGTCGACGCACGGCGGCAGCTTGTCGCGACCGGGCTGGCCTACCTCGATCGCCTGGCGCAGGATGCCGGCGAGGATCCGGCGCTGCTCGAGGAGCTCGCCGAGGCATACTTCCGGATTGGCGACATCCAGGGCAATCCGCACCGGGCCAACCTCGGCGACGCCGAAGCCGCGTTGCAGAGCTACGCGACGAGCATCGAGCTCCGCCGCCGGCTGGCGACGATCACGCCGAGCGACGCATCGACGGTCGCGCTCGCGCGCACGCAGCTCGCCGCCGCCGAGACGCTCGCCAGCACGACCCGCGCCGGCGAACTGTCGGCGCAGCTTCGTATCGCCATCGAGACGATCGAGGGCGTCGCGACGCCGGAGGCAGAGGGCCTCCGCGTGACGGCGGAGCAGCGGCTCGGCACGGCGCTCATCAACATGGGCCAGCCCGACGACGCGATCGAGCACTTCCGGCTCGCGCTCGCGGCGTCCGAGCGGCTCGCGAGCGGCGGCGACCCGATGCTGGTCCGCCGCCTGACCATCGGCCTCAACGGCCTCGGGCTCACGCTCGTGCGGCTGGGCCGTCCCGAGGAAGCGCTGCCCTACCTCGAACGCTCCATGGCCATCCGCGCGGAGACGGCCCGCCTGAACCCACAGAGCGCCCGCGCCCAGCGGGACCTCGCCCTCGTCCACCACCGGCTCGGCGATGTCCGCCGGGATACCGACGATGCAGACGGAGCGATCGAGCACTATCGAGCGGCTCGGGACATCCTGGCCACGCTCGCGGGTGCCGACGAAGCCGACGCGAGGGCCCAGTTCGACGCATCGGTGGCCGAGGAAAAGCTCGCCAACGCGCTGCTGGACGGCGAGTTGCTGGATGACGCGAGGCGGGGCTTCGCGGATGCACTCCGCCGCCGGCGTCAGCTGGCCGCCGACAACCCCGGCAATGAGCTCTACGAGATGGCGGGCGCCATCGCGGTCGAGCGCGTCGCCCACTGCGATCGCTTGCTCGGCGAGCACGCGCAGGCCCGCGACGGATACCGGCAAGCCATCGCCACCGCTCGATCCGGGCTCGACAACGACCCGGGAGACGTACGGCTCTGGACCGTAGTGGGCGTCGCCCAGAAGGGCATGGGCGCCTCCTATCTGGACGCCACTGACGCCGACCCAGCCGAAGCACGCCGCTGGCTGGAGCAGAGCGCCGCAACGCTGGCGGCGATGCGGCAATCCGAGATGGTTCCGACGCGGAACACGCTCACCGAAGCGCGACTCAACGAGTTGCTGGTCCGCTGCGAGCGGCCCTAG
- a CDS encoding AbgT family transporter, giving the protein MANRRDAAGGGAERPAGDRPSGPLARFLGVVEWLGNLLPHPVTLFALLALAIVVISAIATFLEVGADDPRTLAPKAELTVVSIAESVSPPMLVAENKDENSIAFDVLDDPDGRLHSLMEVTLTVSGVRSAPDDEHPTVTFESDEGTTLVAKQRNAPRLTTQSLLSAAGIRWIGQNIVTNFSSFAPLGTVLVALLGVGVAEKSGLLTAVVRGLVLGAPPRLVTAVVVFCGVLSNTASEMGYVVLIPLAMAIYHALGRHPLAGMAAAFAGVSGGYSANLLIGTVDPLLAGITEEAAQLIDPAYEVHPAVNWWFMIASTFLVTGVCWAVSTFIVEPRLGAYDPSEAEDEVRLASAESKEMAPVSAQEWRGVAWAAASALVVAVGIVVLAGPGGEAARSLLGWLPGWGVLRNPNPDATGAEALRPLLRSVVPMIVVFFVVPGFVYGRVVGTMRTDRDVIHAMADAMRSMGLYIVLVFFAAQFVAFFGYSGLGQILAVKGADLLISLNLDNPLVFLPFILMCCFVNLMLGSASAQWALTAPIFVPMLMTIGYSPEVIQAAYRIGDSTTNIITPMMSYFGLILAVATRYKRDLGIGTMMATMLPYSIALIIAWTALFYIWVFALGIPVGPDAPTTYDITAPLGSGG; this is encoded by the coding sequence ATGGCCAACAGACGCGATGCGGCGGGTGGTGGGGCGGAGCGACCGGCGGGCGATCGGCCGTCGGGCCCGCTGGCGCGGTTCCTTGGCGTTGTCGAGTGGCTGGGCAACCTGCTGCCGCACCCGGTCACGCTGTTCGCGCTGCTCGCGCTAGCCATCGTGGTGATCTCGGCGATCGCGACCTTCCTCGAGGTCGGCGCGGATGATCCCCGCACGCTGGCCCCGAAGGCCGAGCTGACGGTCGTGTCCATCGCTGAGTCGGTTTCGCCGCCGATGCTCGTTGCCGAGAACAAGGACGAGAACTCGATCGCCTTCGACGTCCTCGACGATCCCGATGGCCGCCTGCACTCACTCATGGAGGTAACGCTCACCGTTTCCGGCGTGCGGTCCGCGCCGGACGACGAGCATCCCACCGTGACGTTCGAGAGCGACGAAGGCACGACGCTGGTTGCCAAGCAGCGCAACGCCCCCAGGCTCACCACGCAGAGCCTGCTGTCCGCCGCCGGTATCCGCTGGATCGGCCAGAACATCGTGACCAACTTCTCGAGCTTTGCACCGCTCGGCACCGTGCTGGTCGCACTGCTGGGCGTCGGCGTGGCGGAGAAGTCGGGCCTGCTGACCGCGGTCGTGCGGGGGCTGGTGCTTGGTGCACCGCCGCGGCTGGTCACCGCGGTGGTCGTGTTCTGCGGCGTACTGAGCAACACGGCCAGCGAGATGGGCTACGTCGTGCTCATCCCGCTGGCCATGGCGATCTACCACGCGCTCGGACGCCATCCGCTGGCGGGCATGGCCGCCGCGTTCGCGGGTGTGTCGGGCGGGTACAGCGCCAACCTGCTGATCGGCACGGTCGATCCGCTGCTGGCCGGCATCACCGAGGAGGCCGCGCAGCTCATCGATCCGGCCTACGAGGTGCACCCCGCGGTCAACTGGTGGTTCATGATCGCCAGCACGTTCCTCGTCACGGGCGTGTGCTGGGCGGTGTCCACCTTCATCGTCGAGCCGAGGCTCGGTGCGTACGACCCGTCCGAAGCAGAGGACGAAGTGCGGCTGGCGTCGGCCGAATCCAAGGAGATGGCGCCCGTGTCGGCACAGGAGTGGCGGGGCGTCGCCTGGGCCGCGGCGAGCGCCCTCGTGGTCGCCGTGGGTATCGTCGTGCTGGCCGGCCCGGGGGGCGAGGCCGCCCGGAGCCTGCTGGGATGGCTGCCCGGGTGGGGCGTGCTCCGCAACCCCAACCCCGATGCGACCGGGGCCGAGGCCCTCCGCCCGCTGCTGCGGAGCGTGGTGCCGATGATCGTGGTCTTCTTCGTCGTGCCGGGCTTCGTGTACGGCCGCGTCGTCGGCACGATGCGGACCGATAGGGACGTGATCCACGCGATGGCCGACGCGATGCGGAGCATGGGGCTCTACATCGTGCTGGTCTTCTTCGCGGCCCAATTCGTGGCATTCTTCGGCTACTCGGGGCTGGGGCAGATCCTCGCGGTCAAGGGCGCGGACCTGCTCATCAGCCTGAATCTCGACAACCCGCTGGTATTCCTGCCGTTCATCCTGATGTGCTGCTTCGTGAACCTGATGCTGGGGTCCGCCAGTGCGCAATGGGCGCTCACGGCGCCGATCTTCGTGCCGATGCTGATGACCATCGGCTACAGCCCCGAGGTGATCCAGGCGGCCTACCGCATCGGCGACAGCACGACCAACATCATCACGCCGATGATGAGCTACTTCGGGCTCATCCTCGCGGTCGCGACGCGGTACAAGCGGGATCTGGGCATCGGCACCATGATGGCGACGATGCTGCCGTACTCGATTGCGCTCATCATCGCGTGGACGGCGCTCTTCTACATCTGGGTGTTCGCGCTGGGAATTCCGGTGGGCCCGGATGCGCCCACGACCTACGACATCACGGCGCCGCTCGGTTCGGGCGGCTAG
- a CDS encoding SMI1/KNR4 family protein, producing the protein MSMQDFEAACELIRRHEELADFEGPKPDELLAKAEAAIGLSFPATYRAFLSKFGCGDIAGAEFYGIIKDNFEESGIPDAIWLTLDQRKSSELPKFYILIGDSGNGGLYAIDCSVISVAECPVVEWWAGAQDQRTVAADFGDFFLRTVREALHNRRLS; encoded by the coding sequence ATGAGTATGCAGGACTTCGAAGCAGCATGCGAGTTGATCAGGCGACATGAAGAGCTTGCGGATTTTGAGGGCCCTAAGCCAGATGAGTTATTAGCGAAAGCGGAAGCTGCGATTGGACTTTCATTTCCGGCTACCTACCGGGCGTTCTTGAGCAAGTTTGGATGCGGGGACATTGCTGGCGCTGAATTTTATGGAATAATTAAAGATAACTTTGAAGAATCTGGTATACCAGATGCGATATGGTTAACATTAGATCAAAGAAAATCGTCGGAGCTTCCAAAATTCTATATACTCATCGGAGATTCCGGGAACGGCGGATTATATGCAATCGATTGCTCGGTAATTTCCGTCGCGGAATGCCCAGTAGTAGAGTGGTGGGCTGGTGCGCAGGACCAAAGAACAGTTGCTGCAGATTTTGGCGATTTCTTTTTGCGCACTGTACGAGAGGCATTGCATAATCGGCGACTCTCGTAA
- a CDS encoding HNH/ENDO VII family nuclease: MNLYGYGGSSPFVFMDPWGLFQQAQDFVQQWGASNEAIQWQTAESMAGYWRGYNDYLNPRLAMDGTPLTAGMKASQANYNRTIAQQQGIGSASRAAQRQMIGEMGVGMIPVVGEFMDYQVMTDPNAAWWERSLAGLSLGVNCFTAGLLPNAGPIIRSLRAGDDFAAYADDMMARAGGVASSGVASRRFWTKSKMFNGNKVFQRDDLIDPSRVDARGRTNLERMQRGLAPLGPDNKSINLHHLTQTQDGAIAEVSQTFHQQNYGTLHINPNTIPSGIDRIEFNAWRDKYWRDRARDFEESP, encoded by the coding sequence ATGAACCTGTACGGGTACGGCGGGTCGAGCCCGTTCGTCTTCATGGATCCGTGGGGGCTCTTCCAGCAGGCCCAGGACTTCGTGCAGCAGTGGGGGGCAAGCAACGAGGCCATCCAGTGGCAGACGGCGGAGTCGATGGCGGGATACTGGCGGGGCTACAACGACTACTTGAATCCCAGGCTGGCGATGGATGGCACGCCGCTCACGGCGGGCATGAAGGCCTCGCAGGCGAACTACAACAGGACGATCGCGCAGCAGCAGGGGATCGGCTCGGCCTCCCGGGCGGCGCAGCGGCAGATGATCGGGGAGATGGGCGTGGGGATGATCCCCGTCGTCGGCGAATTCATGGATTACCAGGTGATGACGGACCCCAACGCCGCGTGGTGGGAGCGCAGCCTGGCGGGCCTGAGCCTGGGCGTGAACTGCTTCACGGCGGGCCTGCTGCCCAACGCGGGGCCGATCATCCGATCGCTCAGGGCGGGCGATGATTTCGCCGCCTACGCGGACGATATGATGGCGAGGGCGGGAGGTGTCGCGTCATCCGGAGTTGCTTCAAGAAGATTCTGGACTAAGTCCAAGATGTTTAATGGCAACAAGGTGTTCCAACGCGACGATCTGATCGATCCGAGTCGCGTTGATGCTCGAGGGCGAACAAATCTCGAGCGAATGCAGAGGGGACTAGCACCGCTTGGTCCAGACAATAAGTCGATCAATCTGCATCACCTCACACAGACACAGGATGGTGCGATCGCGGAGGTGTCGCAGACATTCCACCAACAGAACTATGGAACGCTACACATCAACCCGAATACAATTCCATCAGGAATCGATCGCATTGAGTTTAATGCTTGGCGGGACAAGTACTGGCGCGATCGTGCAAGAGACTTTGAGGAATCGCCATGA